The following nucleotide sequence is from Sander lucioperca isolate FBNREF2018 chromosome 19, SLUC_FBN_1.2, whole genome shotgun sequence.
AGTCCTCCAGAAGAAGAGGGTGAAGGTGACTACTCCAACCAAAGCAGTGATGACAACAGCTTGCCAAGGACAACCAAACAAAGTTTCTCCTGGCTTCCACTCTTCTGGCAGTAATGAAATCACCTgatggcacacaaacacaaccacaaTATGGAGGAATGATCAGGGGCACGATCaggcataataataataaaaaaaagctggTTAAACATAAATCTTGAGGATAAGAGGTCTATGTCTCAATAAATGAGAGGGGAAATACCCTTGTTACATTTCTTACTGTCTTTCAAATGTGAATAATATTATGACAAGACTAAAAATAGAGACAGAAGGCAAGTCAATATTTGTCAAAGCACAGCGAGACCCTCAGCAAGCCTACAGTAGGTTGAGCCTTAAAGTAACTTCCAATATTTACATATTAGACTGAGACACTGTATTCAttaaccaaaatgttgaaaggaTCTGAAGAAAATTAGTGATCTGTTACTCTATTCACACCACTGAGAAGAAAGCTTATCAAGATATCAGGGCATTAccatacaataataataaaaccaaGCAGTGTCCTAATGCAACAACCAAATATTATTGGACCAATAAGGAATTTGTACTATTTATTATTGAGAGCAATATAAAGGGTTGCTCTTACAGTGCTTCATTCACCTGCTACTTCCAAATCCAGACACATACAATTTACAACTAAAAGCCAAGTGTGGTTCATTTTACAGTTAAATCAATCACTAGCCAACGTATTTATGAACAGTGTTAGTAGTCAAAACGGAGCATAATTTTACCCCTTTATTAACGTCTAGTTATACAAAGAAGAACTCTGCATATTGCTCCAACCACAAAGAGACCTTTGAACTGAGCATTTGACAGAAATTTTGTTTGTTGCAGCAGAACAACAGGAACACcatacataaatgcagataaGTAAAGAAagtaacagaaataaataacaaGAGGTAACGTTACATAAATTGAAAGAAGAACCTATAAACTATGCAGAGCATTTGGAGACAGATGACGTGATTAAATGAGTGATGGGATTAATAGCAGCAGCATAGACATAATAGGGAAAAGTAGAATACAATATACCAAAAGTATGACGAGGTAGAGCAATATATGAAAGACCCATATCTAAGTTAAAGATAAACTGCATCAGTTTTGGTAAGTAAATTCAGGAGTCAATGTGCATTAGCCATAGGCTCATTAACACGTCAGCAGGCCATGGTAGCATAATCAATACTTGACACAGGAGACAAACTAAACCCATATGTTCACTTACATGTTGCAGCTCCTTTAgaaaaagcatgtaaacctgATCCGGCTCCATTACAGGTCTAGGTTTCGTTAAAGTATCACTCTCCATGCTAGTCTTTGAAACAATAACGGAACTAGCACAAGAAATGGTATGCTATGCTAGTTTGACAGATATTAGCTTGCCAGCACGTCAACGTTATCTATCTTCAAAGCTGGGCTAGATGTGCAAATATGGATTAAAATTAAAGTACAAAAAGCGATTAGGAACCTAAATTAATTTGACAGCATAGAGTCCATCTTAGTGCTGTCTTCTATGATAATTATCTGGCcatttatgtcaaaataagGCCCGCCGGTTGTGCTAGTAGCCAGCTCAGCACCGGCTGTGTTGAACTTCAGCCTACACCGCAACAGTCAACAAGACAGGGGGGAGGGCCATGGGACGTTCAGGAAAAATAGGACATTTGATGTTTCCCCCTGACATTTTCGACCGCACATGAAAGAAGCTTCATTCAGGGAAAAGACAAGAGACGGCAGGGACAGTGCTTTGTGCTGGATCTTgtgcaggaaacagtcagctgttgtAGAAACTCCTGGTCAGATATTGTaagtgcttgtgtttcgtttTTTACCTTcgtattgttttttgttttttttgtgatcaactttttttattggcaccttcagacatacaaaacaaatctTGTGACAGCGACAGAGGCAGTGAGGTTTAACGGACTAATTACTGCACAAATACCAGACCACAACGTCattatttagcttttttttctttttcttttcttttttttaatcaaatcataTTGTTTCCTCGTTGCTCGGTAGCAACGGTGGATGGGAACAACTGGTTTAGGTGATGGTTGAAGGTGCAGACTCAGAGTAAAGAGACaatgtattaaaaaatgaaaaatactgtGTATACAGTAGGTTACAATTCTTAGACTCACCTCAATAGTCCACTCTGCAATTTTACTCTTCATCATCGAAAGGATGCAGCCCATGTAAACAATCCCAGTTGAAAATAATCccacttcttctttttcttcttcgtcGTCCTGAATTTCAGACACTAGTTCCATGGGGTCCAAAGATCCTAGTAACAAAATGTACCTGTTAGTCAGTTTATGTGTTACGGACAGACAAAGTGAAAAATCTTCCATTACAGCTTGTCATCACATGCATTCAAAATAGGTAAAGTATCTTGTGATTACCAAACAATTCTCCCCAAACCAGGTGAATCAAAGACAGAACCAAACAAGACTCATCTATGAAcataatacaattccagttcaGTGGACTGATTTGCTGACCCCAAGAATTAACCTTCAAACCTAATTGTGCTATATTTTATTGTAACCCAAGTCCAAAGTGCTAAAAACAGGTTTACATGTTCTGATTATGACACAAATAGTGAATGAATGGGAATAGGAATCTCAAATCTAAGGCGAGGGCCTGGATAAAGCGTAAAAAGTACTCTTAAATTCTAAAGAAACACCTCCACAATGGAAGCCAAGTAAGCAACTATTGTTTCTAGGTTTGAGCAACTTGCATGCtagggaaaacatttttttttatagacacAAAACTGATCaattaacttaaaaaaatgaaGGATTAATTCATTATGTCTTAAAGATGACCAACCTGAGGGTGGGTGCTCAACCTCGACACCAAGGCCCACATCTAAGGGATTTTCCAGGGTGGCTTGAGGGACCTTCTGCATCTCGTCTGATGCACTGAAGCTCAGCTgattgtctttgtttttatttttattaaagtgTCCGCCATCCTCGTCCTCACTGACGTGCGGTCCACTGTGCACCTCATCCAAAACTATCTGCTCTTCTTTAGTCTCTGCTGGCCTTTCCTCATGATCGGTTACTGTTAGGTTGTCATCACTCTCGGTCTCAGGAATGCTGTCAACCTTGTCTTCTTCAACAATGTGGGGCGTGTCatcttttacatttaatttgtgttcatctacaacaaaaatattgaaaaaaaaacaatgagagATTAGTCAAGGAGGTTTCACAGGTTTGTCCAAACAGTTCTGGATAGAAAGAAATTGTAGTCCTGGTAGGagattttagttttttctgTAAGGTGTGGACTTGTGTGCTAAAAACTCGGGTTTCCACCAAACATATTTGACAACAGGTGTGGTCTATGGCTTTGTTAAGAGTGTGATATTTGCTTAGTAGGATGTCagtggcccaatcccaaagtgagccctgaggactaaggactaaagactcacagacttaattgatctcaagtgctaagtgagtgagtgtgtgaggccacatcaggctcagataggtataaatgggattgggacagcacttcacgaGATCACGTTACCTTGGTGAtgtttaataacaaagatgttgctgacacttgccggtttgggaattttcattttaagtttgttgctttccacacggccaaggcactggagacagctgcctgattccaaattttttcaaactcgttttacaagctggacaacaggCTGGTCTGTTCCGTGGTCATGTgtcgtgctgttgtttacctttgtaattTCCGGATTTCCCTATGGTCTCCGCGGTAAACGTCATaacgctttgaactgtgggtaattccctttggtgaagtctgcatcAATGCAGACTCACGGAAAGGGCTTGTTAAGTGTGTACTCAAACCCTCacgccctttgaaattcgacattgggacaaccctaagcccttacGAATTTCGCGAGGACGCGCACCAAAGTccgtgagtctgtgagtccagactttgggattgggccagtGTGACTCTCTTTAATGGAAGAGAAAACATTGAAATGTAAGGTGAACAGAGTTAGGGCGGATACCATCATCCACTGTAGCGAAACTATTTTAAATCTGTATATGAGCTCTACACTATGATATCTTGGCAATTACAGAAAAAAGGACAAATGTGGTTGTTCAATGTTGAAATGGGGCCCTGTTCACACTTTGTACTAAAATGCATCTTTGGTGATGCAGGTGAGAAGTCAGCAAAAGCACACTGAGGATACAGCTGGATCAAATAGCTCATACTAGCTACCAAACTGAGAGTCCAGTTATTCGACTTTGCAGAGTCCACACAGGGCATGAAAAATCCTGCAAGCTCAGTACAGTTGGTTGGATTATGAAAAACAACCAGGACAAGAGTTCCAAAGTTAAAAAGGGTGAGGTAGCAATCATCTTCTCTAGCTGTATGGCAAAGCATGaatatgtttttgttctttttcagcAGTAGCTGCAATTCTCTGTCAATTCTCAGGGAAGTGAAATTCTATCGCAAATGGTCACTTGAGACAAATTCTAGCGATAGGTGTTAACTGCAATCGCCTTGTAACTGGATGAAGACACAATCTGGATATACATGTGGAAACAAGATACTTGTATGAACGGTGCCTGAAAGGATAATTCCGAGCTGCATATCTGCTGTGCCACAGTATCAAACTCTGCGTTCACTTTATCTGTGGATCATAAGATGATGCAGTTTACCGTACTTGTGTGTGAAAGGCCTAAATCAGAGATTAAAACAGAATATGCAATGGTAAAACCTGACTAATAAATCCTACAACCCTACACCAGATActcaaattaaaataataaaaaacaaacctacCTTGGTCAATATCTGATGCTTTTTCTACTGCCAAAGGCGTGCTGTCACTGGCTGTTGAATACTTCTGCCGTAGGCTGAATGCGAGCTCCTGGAAGTCATCCAGTATTTCAGCCTCCTCATCCAAACTACTCGTGTCCATATGTTGGTCATAACTGTGCTTTGTGTCTCGGCTATCCAGCATCTTCTCAATCTGATCCAGGATGGTGTTCTCAGAGGCTTCCAGGATGCCCTCCAGTGCACTTTCCACATCTTGCGTGGTACCTGTGCTTGAGAGACGGGTAGCCTGCAATTCTGTGTCCAAGTCAGAGAACATGGCCTCCACTTTGAAGAGATTCCTGAGCCCCAGAAGCTTTTGGATCCGCTCCATGTTCTCCTCTGTGAAGTGGTCTCTTAGCAGAGTCAGTCTCATCACGCTGTCACTGTATTCTGGCTCTGGAGTTGACACAGTGGGCAGAGctgtttcaggtgagggttcgTCAGAGTCTGTTTTGTCCGATTGTGAGAAAGAAAGTGCATTTTCATCTTCAAGTGCATTTTCATCTTCAAGTAATTCTTCTTTCTCGtcctctatctctttctcttcttcatcTTTCCAATCTTCTGTAAGCTGTTCCTCAATAATCTCCCGTTCCTCCACAGATAATTCTGGTTGACTGTTATTACTCTCTAAATCATTCTTTAAATGGTCATTTATATGATTAGGTAGGCTGTCATCTACCATCTTTTCATGATCTTTCACATCTAAATTATTTGATTGCATCTCTTCAGTGAATGAGTCCGGATGCGTTTCAGTTTCGGTATCAGCTAATTCTTGATCCGTCCCTGTTTCAGTTTCGGTATCGGCTAATTCTTGATCCGTCCCTGTTATGTTTTCTTTCAATTCATTATCTAAATCCTCACTGTGCTCCATTGCATCACTACTGTTATTATCATTAATGACCTCTAAATCTTTGGacccttcctcctcttcctcttcctgctcaaATTGTTCATCTGTTGTTTTAATAACAGAGTTTTGAGCCTCCGGAAAGGCAGAAGTTTCATCTTGTGATACCGGATCCACTGATATTGCACTTGCTTCGGTTTGATGGTGTATCGGCTCATCCGTTGGTTTTAAAGTTTCCTCCCAAGCGGTCTCAGGTCCGATCACTTCTCCCTCactctcatcatcatcatcatcatcatcatcatcatcattatcatcatcatcatcatcatcatcatcatcatcatcatcatacaaGGCAGGCTCTATGTTCTCCGGCTCTTTTGGTAATTCTACGGATAGTGGTTCTTCTTCTACggctttctttccttcctcaaAACTCGGAGGGTTTTTTGAAGCAGCTTCTTCTTCTACCTCATCCTCGTCATCCTCGTCTTCCTCTGAACTCAAATCTTGTGCTGTCCTCTCTCCCCCGGAGACAACTGAAAAGACAGCATCTCCAAATGATGTCAACATGTTCTTCTCCTCTGCAGCCTTATCATCGTGTGTTGATGGAGGACTTTCTTGCTTTTTGAGGGAATCAGAGAAAGACAGCAATGGAGTTTCTGCTGCTTTAACATTAATGTCTTCTGCCGGATGATTCTCCACATATTCGCTTTCCTCCTCTTCATATGGGGTAACGTTCTTTGTGAATTCGTCATCGCTGGTGACCGCATCAAAAGTTGTTCCAAGGGTAGTTTTTAACACAGGGATTTGCACTCCTTCAGAAATCGAGACCGGTTCGTTTTCTGGAACAACATCATTGTTGCCCTCCACTGCGTTTTTCTCAACTTCAGCGTCCTCTGCAGCTCTTTCAGTAGCATCAGGTGTAGCTGCTGTATCGGTCTCTACTTCTTTTGTAGAAGGTGATTCAGTTGCCACGTCAAGTTCTTTACCTGAACTTGACGCACTTTCATCATCTGGGACTTTATCAAGCTCCTCAGAGGTATAATGATGCTCAGTTTGTTTTTCACTGTCCGTTGCCTCGTCTGCTGATGGCTGCGTTTCTTTCTGCATGCCCTCTGCCACTTGGATTTGGTCAGATGTTCCCTTATTTTCACCATCATTCTTCTCCAGTGAAGAGTCTAACAGTAAATCTACGTCATAATTGTCAAACTTATCAAATCCAGTGTCGAAACAGACAAAATCTGTTTCCTGAAAAGAAGTCAATAAATGAATATTAAATACAATTATGCATAATGTTATGTTGATAGTTCCAAAGTTCCATTGtatttttaattgaatttggACGTGTCTAATTAATTTAGTAAGTCAGCAACATATTTTCATACCTCTGCTGGAACTTCAATTTCTTTGTCCGTATAAAGGTGGTTAACTGCAAGAATGTCATTTGGGAAATAGCCAAAGTGACTTCCAACCtattgaaaaatacaaaaagagaACATGTTGAGGAGTATAACTAGATAGTAAAACCTAGATGTTCTCCACTTCTGATTAAATATTAACCAGAGTATACGTACACTTCCGGCCCACATGTCAGTCCTTCTGCCTGACAGTTTGTAGTATACATAGATAGTTTCAGATTTTTTGACCGACAGGAACCGACAGTCTGGTCCAGAGAAATCTTTTATAGCTTTTCCCCGACACAGAAGCACTGTGaaagaaatacataaataattagAATTGTTTTAAAAAGGTAAGCGGCGTTATCAATGTTATTTTTCACGTAGCGCTCTTGCAAAGAATGCAAAATGTTGGCATACTCTTTTCCAAGAGGCATACAGACAAAAAGCAATtatacattcttttttttaatccactCATAATACCAAATGTCtataactaatgattattttttattatcaattaCTCTGTCTGTTATTTTCTCGCCTTTGgttaatggagaaaaaaatgcttaTTACAAAGTACAAGttaacaaattaaaatgtctttgaaTTGTTTTGTTCATCCAACAgtcccaaaacccaaagatacaTGGTTTATTgatagaagaaaaacacaatcaGCCACATAACCACATTTTGAAAGCTGGAACCAATTAATTTGGGGCATTGTTCTGgcttaaaaaatatttacaactGATTTATTGTTTATCAAAATGAATGCCAAGTTCTTTTCTGTCACTCTATTTCTTGTTTTGGCTCTACAATGTTGTATTTTCACAAAACATGCAACACAAAATTAGACAAAAACTGACTGAACTGAAAGGTATGGCAAATAAGCAAAGAGTTTAGATCTGCATTGTCTGTATGACATGCCACTGTCATGGTTATAGTCGACTTTAGCCTCAGACGTTGGTTTAAAACATTCAAGCAGAGTACCTGATCATATTATGcctttctttgttttatgttaATGTGTCTAATCTTTACTGTTTTATTACTCAAAACTAGCTTCTCCTTTTGATAAGTCGCCAATAAAACAAGGTCTTATTACCTACACcagcctttttgttgttgttgttgttgttgttgtggtattTTCAGGTTAACATTTTCtataacagcaacaacaacaacagctgctATAACGGTCCCTGAGGCTTGTATATGATGGCGTACATCTAGTTAGCAATGCAAACTGGGATATAAAGACAACCTGGGTTAACATAACGTTAATTTAAATTCTTATTTCACCTAAAGCTAACGCTAAATTTAAATAGTTTGCTGGTTAAACTACACAATCTAGAGTAACGTTAGTCTGTGTttataacattagctaaggaGAGAAGTACGACCAATGCCTATGTGACTTAACAATAGAGTTAGCCAACATTAGCAGAGATTTTGCCCAAAGCCGGCCGGTGGCTAATTAGCTagctgctaacattagccaccactAACCACCAAGCTGGGCAGGCCGGAGCTGCCAGGCAACCGGCCAACACTACGGGCTACGTCTGAACAAAACACCCCCCCGCGATAATACCAACAGTTAAGATTAGCATGCGCTGATTTCAACAAGCAGCAGACGTCTGCACAGCATCGGAACTACTACAGGTGGTTATCCAGGTCACAAATATCGACTGGCAACAGGTCTGGAGATAAGGCGTAGTTTATGgctagctgtaacgttagtatcGGGATGTGGGAAGATGCATCCCTGAAGTCCTGATGAGCTAGTAGTTACAACAATCAAACTTACTGCTGCACTCCTCATCTGCGCATCTCTTAAAGTCGGAGAACCTTTTTTCCAAGGCTGCAgttgaaataaaattaaataaaagtaataaaaggCCCTGTCGGTAGAAGTGTTTTGCTGCCATGCTGGCACTTTCTGTGGACTGGCTTAACTCTGCTGCTGGAGCATGAAGCACTGCGAGCTGAAGGAGCCGACACGTCAGCAGATCAGATCCGGCTGGGTGTAGGCACGGATAGGT
It contains:
- the mia3 gene encoding transport and Golgi organization protein 1 homolog isoform X4; this encodes MAAKHFYRQGLLLLLFNFISTAALEKRFSDFKRCADEECSMLLCRGKAIKDFSGPDCRFLSVKKSETIYVYYKLSGRRTDMWAGSVGSHFGYFPNDILAVNHLYTDKEIEVPAEETDFVCFDTGFDKFDNYDVDLLLDSSLEKNDGENKGTSDQIQVAEGMQKETQPSADEATDSEKQTEHHYTSEELDKVPDDESASSSGKELDVATESPSTKEVETDTAATPDATERAAEDAEVEKNAVEGNNDVVPENEPVSISEGVQIPVLKTTLGTTFDAVTSDDEFTKNVTPYEEEESEYVENHPAEDINVKAAETPLLSFSDSLKKQESPPSTHDDKAAEEKNMLTSFGDAVFSVVSGGERTAQDLSSEEDEDDEDEVEEEAASKNPPSFEEGKKAVEEEPLSVELPKEPENIEPALYDDDDDDDDDDDDDNDDDDDDDDDDESEGEVIGPETAWEETLKPTDEPIHHQTEASAISVDPVSQDETSAFPEAQNSVIKTTDEQFEQEEEEEEGSKDLEVINDNNSSDAMEHSEDLDNELKENITGTDQELADTETETHPDSFTEEMQSNNLDVKDHEKMVDDSLPNHINDHLKNDLESNNSQPELSVEEREIIEEQLTEDWKDEEEKEIEDEKEELLEDENALEDENALSFSQSDKTDSDEPSPETALPTVSTPEPEYSDSVMRLTLLRDHFTEENMERIQKLLGLRNLFKVEAMFSDLDTELQATRLSSTGTTQDVESALEGILEASENTILDQIEKMLDSRDTKHSYDQHMDTSSLDEEAEILDDFQELAFSLRQKYSTASDSTPLAVEKASDIDQDEHKLNVKDDTPHIVEEDKVDSIPETESDDNLTVTDHEERPAETKEEQIVLDEVHSGPHVSEDEDGGHFNKNKNKDNQLSFSASDEMQKVPQATLENPLDVGLGVEVEHPPSGSLDPMELVSEIQDDEEEKEEVGLFSTGIVYMGCILSMMKSKIAEWTIEVISLLPEEWKPGETLFGCPWQAVVITALVGVVTFTLFFWRTVLAVKKREYLVDEKKLTEQILVLKKEKNDALTKMSELQKQTEHLKENEKQSKETVSSTMKRMQNLESKVLEAETRNEHMAEEKNKYAKLLEDEKANSLQNGTRIEKLEKSNQKLQLSRKSIQDALAKTTVLLDEAKIREDARKVQHKCLEKDYSALKEENKTLKATIKSWEDKHKDLNEQIKVYQKSQKELEDSVVLKDHNVEVLSELLADLDACDLQKGDTKVLANGEVAPVSFSDKKTAIKNRIKQMMDVSRVQTTLTVVEEERDRFMTKLLNEEKTRKSLEEQHQELEHAIATLKSDKSHVENQLKILQQKNEIMVEMYQQKENALQQKLTKEELERRSKESQLSEVGGKAVEAEEQVKVLRRRINEMEEQMKKTEEVYKEQVKEQENKTHSNWVNARNAERALNQEKLESSKLREKLAVLTSQLNERRAPLFRPNSGQPAGPRQGDSYGPSPVSGGAPSPPIMIEGPRRPPSAPVGRRIDPYGPRPPSDPHGRYPENKHIPGMDMMGPRSSSPANMDGSTQAVDPQIKAEAQAEASTDSPEPGPGSFLASPIRDSPGSMVQGPPLGPGPHEQLLPPGPHGRLPPPGPYRPPRPGLYHLPPGLHGHPHHHGPPLPANGHPGMPLPGPMGGEFGPRPANGHAFHPRPGPGHVIDPRGPPPPHFRPPPPHHFGPMPPPHGVRGPMGPRPPVPPEMRYPGPRDHTSPPMHLPQGVPSHPSHGDAYGHSPPDALQNSHTGPGLDLHVKQETPQDSARPAMVKP
- the mia3 gene encoding transport and Golgi organization protein 1 homolog isoform X2: MAAKHFYRQGLLLLLFNFISTAALEKRFSDFKRCADEECSMLLCRGKAIKDFSGPDCRFLSVKKSETIYVYYKLSGRRTDMWAGSVGSHFGYFPNDILAVNHLYTDKEIEVPAEETDFVCFDTGFDKFDNYDVDLLLDSSLEKNDGENKGTSDQIQVAEGMQKETQPSADEATDSEKQTEHHYTSEELDKVPDDESASSSGKELDVATESPSTKEVETDTAATPDATERAAEDAEVEKNAVEGNNDVVPENEPVSISEGVQIPVLKTTLGTTFDAVTSDDEFTKNVTPYEEEESEYVENHPAEDINVKAAETPLLSFSDSLKKQESPPSTHDDKAAEEKNMLTSFGDAVFSVVSGGERTAQDLSSEEDEDDEDEVEEEAASKNPPSFEEGKKAVEEEPLSVELPKEPENIEPALYDDDDDDDDDDDDDNDDDDDDDDDDESEGEVIGPETAWEETLKPTDEPIHHQTEASAISVDPVSQDETSAFPEAQNSVIKTTDEQFEQEEEEEEGSKDLEVINDNNSSDAMEHSEDLDNELKENITGTDQELADTETETHPDSFTEEMQSNNLDVKDHEKMVDDSLPNHINDHLKNDLESNNSQPELSVEEREIIEEQLTEDWKDEEEKEIEDEKEELLEDENALEDENALSFSQSDKTDSDEPSPETALPTVSTPEPEYSDSVMRLTLLRDHFTEENMERIQKLLGLRNLFKVEAMFSDLDTELQATRLSSTGTTQDVESALEGILEASENTILDQIEKMLDSRDTKHSYDQHMDTSSLDEEAEILDDFQELAFSLRQKYSTASDSTPLAVEKASDIDQDEHKLNVKDDTPHIVEEDKVDSIPETESDDNLTVTDHEERPAETKEEQIVLDEVHSGPHVSEDEDGGHFNKNKNKDNQLSFSASDEMQKVPQATLENPLDVGLGVEVEHPPSGSLDPMELVSEIQDDEEEKEEVGLFSTGIVYMGCILSMMKSKIAEWTIEVISLLPEEWKPGETLFGCPWQAVVITALVGVVTFTLFFWRTVLAVKKREYLVDEKKLTEQILVLKKEKNDALTKMSELQKQTEHLKENEKQSKETVSSTMKRMQNLESKVLEAETRNEHMAEEKNKYAKLLEDEKANSLQNGTRIEKLEKSNQKLQLSRKSIQDALAKTTVLLDEAKIREDARKVQHKCLEKDYSALKEENKTLKATIKSWEDKHKDLNEQIKVYQKSQKELEDSVVLKDHNVEVLSELLADLDACDLQKGDTKVLANGEVAPVSFSDKKTAIKNRIKQMMDVSRVQTTLTVVEEERDRFMTKLLNEEKTRKSLEEQHQELEHAIATLKSDKSHVENQLKILQQKNEIMVEMYQQKENALQQKLTKEELERRSKESQLSEVGGKAVEAEEQVKVLRRRINEMEEQMKKTEEVYKEQVKEQENKTHSNWVNARNAERALNQEKLESSKLREKLAVLTSQLNERRAPLFRPNSGQPAGPRQGDSYGPSPVSGGAPSPPIMIEGPRRPPSAPVGRRIDPYGPRPPSDPHGRYPENKHIPGMDMMGPRSSSPANMDGSTQAVDPQIKAEAQAEASTDSPEPGPGSFLASPIRDSPGSMVQGPPLGPGPHEQLLPPGPHGRLPPPGPYRPPRPGLYHLPPGLHGHPHHHGPPLPANGHPGMPLPGPMGGEFGPRPANGHAFHPRPGPGHVIDPRGPPPPHFRPPPPHHFGPMPPPHGVRGPMGPRPPVPPEMRYPGPRDHTSPPMHLPQGVPSHPSHGDAYGHSPPDALQNSHTGPGLDLHVKQETPQDSARPAMVKP
- the mia3 gene encoding transport and Golgi organization protein 1 homolog isoform X3; this encodes MAAKHFYRQGLLLLLFNFISTAALEKRFSDFKRCADEECSMLLCRGKAIKDFSGPDCRFLSVKKSETIYVYYKLSGRRTDMWAGSVGSHFGYFPNDILAVNHLYTDKEIEVPAEETDFVCFDTGFDKFDNYDVDLLLDSSLEKNDGENKGTSDQIQVAEGMQKETQPSADEATDSEKQTEHHYTSEELDKVPDDESASSSGKELDVATESPSTKEVETDTAATPDATERAAEDAEVEKNAVEGNNDVVPENEPVSISEGVQIPVLKTTLGTTFDAVTSDDEFTKNVTPYEEEESEYVENHPAEDINVKAAETPLLSFSDSLKKQESPPSTHDDKAAEEKNMLTSFGDAVFSVVSGGERTAQDLSSEEDEDDEDEVEEEAASKNPPSFEEGKKAVEEEPLSVELPKEPENIEPALYDDDDDDDDDDDDDNDDDDDDDDDDESEGEVIGPETAWEETLKPTDEPIHHQTEASAISVDPVSQDETSAFPEAQNSVIKTTDEQFEQEEEEEEGSKDLEVINDNNSSDAMEHSEDLDNELKENITGTDQELADTETETHPDSFTEEMQSNNLDVKDHEKMVDDSLPNHINDHLKNDLESNNSQPELSVEEREIIEEQLTEDWKDEEEKEIEDEKEELLEDENALEDENALSFSQSDKTDSDEPSPETALPTVSTPEPEYSDSVMRLTLLRDHFTEENMERIQKLLGLRNLFKVEAMFSDLDTELQATRLSSTGTTQDVESALEGILEASENTILDQIEKMLDSRDTKHSYDQHMDTSSLDEEAEILDDFQELAFSLRQKYSTASDSTPLAVEKASDIDQDEHKLNVKDDTPHIVEEDKVDSIPETESDDNLTVTDHEERPAETKEEQIVLDEVHSGPHVSEDEDGGHFNKNKNKDNQLSFSASDEMQKVPQATLENPLDVGLGVEVEHPPSGSLDPMELVSEIQDDEEEKEEVGLFSTGIVYMGCILSMMKSKIAEWTIEVISLLPEEWKPGETLFGCPWQAVVITALVGVVTFTLFFWRTVLAVKKREYLVDEKKLTEQILVLKKEKNDALTKMSELQKQTEHLKENEKQSKETVSSTMKRMQNLESKVLEAETRNEHMAEEKNKYAKLLEDEKANSLQNGTRIEKLEKSNQKLQLSRKSIQDALAKTTVLLDEAKIREDARKVQHKCLEKDYSALKEENKTLKATIKSWEDKHKDLNEQIKVYQKSQKELEDSVVLKDHNVEVLSELLADLDACDLQKGDTKVLANGEVAPVSFSDKKTAIKNRIKQMMDVSRVQTTLTVVEEERDRFMTKLLNEEKTRKSLEEQHQELEHAIATLKSDKSHVENQLKILQQKNEIMVEMYQQKENALQQKLTKEELERRSKESQLSEVGGKAVEAEEQVKVLRRRINEMEEQMKKTEEVYKEQVKEQENKTHSNWVNARNAERALNQEKLESSKLREKLAVLTSQLNERRAPLFRPNSGQPAGPRQGDSYGPSPVSGGAPSPPIMIEGPRRPPSAPVGRRIDPYGPRPPSDPHGRYPENKHIPGMDMMGPRSSSPANMDGSTQAVDPQIKAEAQAEASTDSPEPGPGSFLASPIRDSPGSMVQGPPLGPGPHEQLLPPGPHGRLPPPGPYRPPRPGLYHLPPGLHGHPHHHGPPLPANGHPGMPLPGPMGGEFGPRPANGHAFHPRPGPGHVIDPRGPPPPHFRPPPPHHFGPMPPPHGVRGPMGPRPPVPPEMRYPGPRDHTSPPMHLPQGVPSHPSHGDAYGHSPPDALQNSHTGPGLDLHVKQETPQDSARPAMVKP